From a single Drosophila sulfurigaster albostrigata strain 15112-1811.04 chromosome 3, ASM2355843v2, whole genome shotgun sequence genomic region:
- the LOC133840251 gene encoding putative uncharacterized protein DDB_G0271606: MRLSNLLWIVALLIVWAVSTRPHPVMIGKRESPQAGGNADYDYVDGTLDEQLKRLGQYNLQSWDATSEDGGFQRVTQCDGLSPTTSCETHEATCSTTCSTTCQTPLPPPADCDRFSSNQNQANSQQSQQQQQQQQQQQQQQQSPYSSQQQQQQQPQQQFELEESELRGRELRKLVQHLYVAQARVQLEATEIHKAQAVASSAQAQLEDSANHVRTITATLHNAQQEVAAAAIRAQIAQLQLAAHDQLLFAARQDVDSLSSQVVGLQAAEGIVQPKLTVDLHALLDRLRQPLQHFDRPTPVPMIITPPPLSEELPHPQPQSDEATVNQKEVVKQQEQAKIANQAIYSL; the protein is encoded by the exons ATGCGCTTAAGCAATCTGCTTTGGATTG TTGCTCTGTTAATTGTTTGGGCAGTGAGCACTCGCCCGCATCCCGTAATGATCGGAAAAAGAGAGTCACCTCAAGCTGGAGGCAATGCCGATTACGACTACGTCGACGGGACGCTGGATGAGCAACTGAAGCGACTGGGACAATACAATCTACAGAGCTGGGATGCCACATCGGAAGATGGCG GCTTTCAGCGTGTCACACAATGCGATGGCTTGAGTCCTACGACGAGTTGTGAAACTCATGAAGCAACTTGCAGCACAACATGCAGCACAACTTGCCAAACCCCACTGCCACCTCCAGCTGACTGTGATCGCTTTTCCTCAAATCAGAATCAAGCCAATTCACAGcaatcacaacagcagcagcaacaacagcagcaacagcagcagcaacagcagtccCCATATTcctcacagcaacagcagcagcaacaacctcAGCAACAATTTGAGCTAGAGGAATCTGAGCTGCGTGGCAGAGAGTTGCGCAAGTTGGTGCAACATTTGTATGTGGCACAAGCGCGTGTTCAACTCGAAGCCACAGAAATACACAAGGCGCAAGCTGTGGCAAGTTCGGCACAAGCACAGCTCGAGGATTCGGCGAATCATGTGCGCACCATCACAGCCACGTTGCACAATGCACAACAAGaagtggcagctgcagcaataAGAGCGCAGATCGCTCAGCTGCAACTTGCAGCACATGATCAGCTGTTGTTTGCTGCTCGCCAAGATGTGGACTCGCTGTCCTCGCAAGTGGTTGGACTGCAAGCAGCCGAAGGAATTGTTCAACCCAAGTTGACAGTTGATCTTCATGCGCTGCTCGATAGGTTGCGTCAACCACTGCAGCACTTTGATCGCCCCACGCCGGTGCCCATGATCATCACTCCACCTCCACTTAGCGAGGAGTTGCCACATCCCCAACCGCAAAGCGATGAAGCAACTGTCAATCAAAAGGAAGTCGTcaagcagcaagagcaagcaAAGATTGCGAACCAAGCGATCTACTCTTTATAA